The DNA sequence CAAAAATAAGGATAAAAAAAAGCCTGCACAAGGCAGGCCCATTTCACCAAATCGTCAGAAGACTAGACGTTGAACTTAAAGAGAAGAACGTCTCCATCTAATACGACATATTCTTTACCTTCGTCCCGTTGCTTCCCAGCATCCTTAGCGCCTTGTTCACCGCCAAGAGAAACATAATCCTCATAGGCGATGGTGGTTGCTCGAATGAATCCCCGCTCAAAGTCTGTATGAATAACTCCAGCGGCCCCAGGCGCTTTGGTCCCCTTTGCAATAGTCCAAGCTCGTGTTTCTTTCGGTCCACATGTGAAATATGTGATCAGCTCTAAAAGATCATACCCTGCCCGGATCACACGGGCGAGGCCTGTTTGACCGAGACCAAGAGTCTCAAGGAATTCAGTCTTATCCCCCTCTTCATCAAGCTGTGCAATTTCTTCTTCAACAGCTGCAGAGATCACAACACACCCTGCGCCTTGTTCAGCCGCCATGGCTTCAACTTGTGCAGAATATTCATTTCCTTCAGCCGCGCTATCTTCGTCCACATTACAAACATAAAGTATTTTCTTGCCGGTCAAAAGTTGCAGCATTTCAAATGTTTTTTCTTCCTCTTCGGTACGGTCCACTAAACGTGCAGCTTTCCCTTCTTTGAGAACCTCAATACACCGCTCAATCATATCCATGGAGGCTTTTGCCTCCTTATCACCGCCGCGTACTTTACGCGATAAACCATGAATTCTGCCTTCAAGACTATCAAGGTCAGCCAACATTAATTCAGTTTCAATGGTGTCTGCATCCTCAACAGGATTGACGCGTCCGTCGACGTGAGTAATATCATCATCCTCGAAGCAGCGCAGGACATGAATAATGGCATCAACTTCACGGATATTCGCAAGAAACTGATTGCCTAGACCTTCGCCTTTTGACGCACCGCGCACAAGGCCTGCAATGTCTACAAATGAAAGTTGAGTCGGAATAATCTCTTTAGAACCTGCGAGTTTAGCTAATTCGTAAATACGCTCATCAGGTACTGGGACTTGGCCTACATTGGGTTCAATCGTACAGAAAGGATAATTGGCCGCTGCAGCTGACGCTGTATTGGTCAATGCATTAAACAAGGTTGATTTCCCTACATTCGGCAGTCCAACAATACCACATTTAAAACCCATGATCAGGTCCTTTCACTTTAATCTTTTTTCAGTGCTTTCAGAGCGGCCGCCATGGGACCCTCTGCGCTTAACTTTTTATCTCGTTCTCGTAACCCCGATAGTTTTTGTGCCTGCGAGGCTTTCATCTTCTCTGGATCCGGTTTTGAATTTTTTCTGGGCGGGTTAAGTTTCATGGCTAAATCGCTTAAAAATTTAGCATCATCTCCCATACATAATGGTGCTATACCATCAGCAATCGCATCATTCAATCGTTCAACTGTGCTCAGTTGCTCACTGTTAAAATCACCAAGCACATGGCTATGGACTTTAGCTTTTGATCCTGGATGGTCAATGCCCATGCGAACCCTCTTAAAGTCAGCGCCTATATGATTAATCAAAGACCGTATGCCGTTATGCCCTGCATGACCGCCACCAACTTTTACTTTTACTTTTGCAAACGAAAGATCAAGTTCATCATAAAAAACGACAACGTCTGCGGAAGTCAGCTTATAGAACCGCATGGCTTCCCCTACAGCGCGACCGCTTTCATTCATATATGTTTGAGGCTTGATTATCAGTACTTTATCGCCCCCGAGCCGGCCTTCATGAAGTATGGACTGGAACTTTTTCTGTGCCTCAGAAAAGTTATGGCGGCGGACAATCGCGTCCACCGCCATAAAACCTATATTATGTCGGTTCCTTTCATATTTGCTGCCTGGATTACCAAGACCTACGATCAACAGCATGAAAAGACCCTTTCCCAAGTGGTGGGAACAGCGATATTACTCTTCGCCGCCTTCAGCTGCAGCATCGTCTGCGCCACCTTCTTCACCCTCTTCAGAAGATCCTTCAGAAGATTTAAGGCTAGACGGAGCTGTAATAGCTGCAATAACAAAGTCACGATCTGTAATTGTCGGTGTCACGCCCTTAGGAAGCTTAACATCAGAAATTTTAACAGAGCCACCAAGTTCAATACCTGCAAGTGAAACAACAATCGCTTCTGGGATTGCGTCAACTGGAACGTTCAATTCGATGTCGTGACGGTTCACTGTTACAGTACCACCTTGTTTCACGCCTGGAGCATCTTCATCATCAGTGATTTGAACTGGAACGTTCATCACAACTGTAGAGCCCTCAGCAAGACGCAAGAAATCAATATGCATCGGCATATCAGTTACTGGGTGCAATTGAAGGTCGCGAGGAAGAACTGTAGCTGACACTTTACCATCTGTTTCGATCTGGTATGTGTGAGACATGAAACCACCACGGTTCAAAAGACGCACGACTTCATTGATTTTGATTTGGATTGAACGGGGTTCACGGTTATCACCGTAAATTACTGCTGGTACCATACCAGCACGACGTGCTGCACGTGAGGCTCCCTTACCTACACGGTCACGATTCTCGGCTT is a window from the Temperatibacter marinus genome containing:
- the ychF gene encoding redox-regulated ATPase YchF; the encoded protein is MGFKCGIVGLPNVGKSTLFNALTNTASAAAANYPFCTIEPNVGQVPVPDERIYELAKLAGSKEIIPTQLSFVDIAGLVRGASKGEGLGNQFLANIREVDAIIHVLRCFEDDDITHVDGRVNPVEDADTIETELMLADLDSLEGRIHGLSRKVRGGDKEAKASMDMIERCIEVLKEGKAARLVDRTEEEEKTFEMLQLLTGKKILYVCNVDEDSAAEGNEYSAQVEAMAAEQGAGCVVISAAVEEEIAQLDEEGDKTEFLETLGLGQTGLARVIRAGYDLLELITYFTCGPKETRAWTIAKGTKAPGAAGVIHTDFERGFIRATTIAYEDYVSLGGEQGAKDAGKQRDEGKEYVVLDGDVLLFKFNV
- the pth gene encoding aminoacyl-tRNA hydrolase, yielding MLLIVGLGNPGSKYERNRHNIGFMAVDAIVRRHNFSEAQKKFQSILHEGRLGGDKVLIIKPQTYMNESGRAVGEAMRFYKLTSADVVVFYDELDLSFAKVKVKVGGGHAGHNGIRSLINHIGADFKRVRMGIDHPGSKAKVHSHVLGDFNSEQLSTVERLNDAIADGIAPLCMGDDAKFLSDLAMKLNPPRKNSKPDPEKMKASQAQKLSGLRERDKKLSAEGPMAAALKALKKD
- a CDS encoding 50S ribosomal protein L25/general stress protein Ctc, coding for MAKVLKIQAENRDRVGKGASRAARRAGMVPAVIYGDNREPRSIQIKINEVVRLLNRGGFMSHTYQIETDGKVSATVLPRDLQLHPVTDMPMHIDFLRLAEGSTVVMNVPVQITDDEDAPGVKQGGTVTVNRHDIELNVPVDAIPEAIVVSLAGIELGGSVKISDVKLPKGVTPTITDRDFVIAAITAPSSLKSSEGSSEEGEEGGADDAAAEGGEE